CGACCATCAAATGATTTCGCGCTTAAACCGCGGAAGTCACGAATACGTGGAACAGCAATTGTAATTAAACGTTCTAAGAACTCCCACATACGCTCACCGCGTAGTGTTACTTTACAACCGATTGGATATCCCTGACGGATTTTAAAGCCTGCAACAGATTTGCGTGCTTTAGTAATTAAAGGTTTTTGACCGCTAATCGCTGCTAAATCCGCTACTGCGTTATCTAGCAATTTTTTATCGGTCAATGCTTCACCCACACCCATATTCAGGGTAATCTTTTCGATTCGTGGGACTTGCATGACAGATTTGTAGTTGAATTTAGATTTCAATTCATTAACTACTTGATCTCTGTAGTAATCATGCAGTTTCGCCATCGCATTACTCCAGTTTACTATTAAATAATTTCATTATTAGATTTGAAGAAACGGACTTTTTTGCCATCTTCGAATCTAAAACCAACACGGTCAGCTTTATTTGTTTTCGGGTTGAAAATCGCAACGTTTGACGCATCAATCGGAGCTTCTTTCTTCACTAAACCACCTTCTTTGCCTAACGCAGGAACTGGTTTTTCATGTTTAGTGATGATATTTACACCTTCAACAATCACTTTACCGTTAGATAACACTTTAGTTACCTTACCACGTTTGCCCTTGCTTTTACCGGCAAGAACAATTACTTCATCATTTTGACGAATTTTTGCAGCCATTTCTCACTTCTCCTTACAGTACTTCTGGTGCCAAAGAAATGATCTTCATGAATTTCTCAGAACGAAGTTCACGAGTCACCGGTCCAAAAATACGAGTACCGATTGGTTGCTCAGAGTTATTGTTTAAAATAACACAAGCGTTACCATCGAAGCGAATGACTGATCCGTCTGGGCGACGAACACCCTTCTTGGTGCGCACAACAACTGCTTTTAATACATCACCTTTTTTAACTTTACCGCGAGGAATCGCTTCTTTCACAGTAATTTTGATGATATCACCAATAGCAGCGTAACGACGGTGCGATCCACCTAGAACCTTGATACACATTACACTGCGAGCGCCTGAGTTATCAGCTACGTCGAGCATAGTCTGTTCTTGGATCATCTTAGTACTCCGCTAAAATTAATAACACCCTTTCGGGACGAGCCTATTTACCCTAATGTAAATAGGTGGCGCAGTTTACCATAAATTACAGACAAAAAGCAACAGCATTTTGCATGGCTCCACACAAGAAAATTTGCCCAAAAACCACCGCACTTTTTCCAGCACTGTCAAAAAAACTATACTATAATCTTGATGTTGCAAAGCAACGACGACATTATTACCATCAATTTATAGGACAATTTTTATCATAATGACAAAACAACATTCTCCGCTTCCTTTATGGTCTCTTGTTTTACCCCTGTTCGCTTGGGGACTTTATTTCGTAGGAATCAAAGAAAATTTGTGGTTACAAATTGCCGCCGGCGTGTTGCTGATTGGTAGTGTACTTTCTGCGGTTCACCACGCCGAAGTCGTAGCGCATAAAGTCGGCGAGCCTTTCGGAACGATTATTTTAGCTTTGGCCATTACCGTCATTGAAGTGGCGCTAATTGTATCATTAATGGTTGCCGGTGGTGATAATGCCGCCTATTTAGCGCGAGACACAGTTTTTGCCGCGATTATGTTAATTCTTAACGGTATCCTCGGCGCTTGCCTTATGATTGGTGGCTTAAAGCATCACGAACAATATTTTAGCCAAAAATCTGCCACCACTGCGCTGGTCACGCTCGTCTCAATTTTAGTGTTAACACTCGTTTTACCTAATTTCACCACCTCCACCGAAGGACCGACGTACAGTTCGGCACAATTAATCTTCGTCGCCATCGCGTCCTTGGTGTTATATGGCTCTTTTATTATGGTACAAACAGTGCGCCATCGTGATTATTTCTTAGCTGATGATGACAATCCAACACATCACGCCGAACCACCAAGTCACAAAGTAGCATTAATCAGCCTACTGTTCCTCATTATTTGTTTAGGCATCGTTGTCCTTCTTGCCAAAGCACTGTCACCAATTATAGAAAGTTTAGTCGTCTCCGCCGGCGCACCACTTGCCTTAGTGGGAGTGATTATCGCTGCGGTAGTATTAATGCCGGAAGGATTAGCCGCACTGACCGCCGCACACCGCAATCGCCTGCAAACCAGCATTAATTTAGCGCTCGGCTCCGCGCTGGCCAGTATCGGCTTGACCATTCCGGCGGTAGTAATTGTCTGTTTGATTTATGACATTAATATGGTGTTAGGATTAGATTGGAAATCCATGGTGTTACTCTGTCTTTCCACTTTTGTTGCCATGTTATCGCTCAATCATGGAAGAACCAATATGCTGTATGGTATTGTTTTATTAGTCAACCTTGCTACCTATGTTTTTACTGTCATAATCCCGTAATTATTCGTGGCAAAAGATAAAAAAAGTGCGGTTAAAATAACCGCACTTTTTGTTGATACACGTGAAATTATAGACTAAAGGCTTGAATATACGGTAATTTACCGCGTTTTAACATACGCTCAATACCGCTTTTATGATCATTGCCTAAACCGCGTAATTCAAAGGTAAAACTGACACCGTGATCATATAACACTTCATCCGCCTCTTGATCGATACGACTAGTCACATAACGTCGCGCACCAACCCCAATCGCCCAACAACAAGAGTTATATTGCACTCCTAAATACTGCTCAACCGGTTTTTTCAAGGCTAAATCTTGATAATAACGTGCCACAATCGCCCAATTATCAGTCACTTCCATCGCCGCGGTTACGCCTAATTGCTTAATATCCTGATCGTAACGATTAATGCTACGGGTTAAATTCTGATCGATATATTCTTGGCTGGCATAGCGATAATTTAACTGAATTAAATTCATCCCACTTGGATTGTATTCCAACGTAGTATTTGCCAATGAAGTTTGATTTAAACTGGTATCATACAAATAACTACCGCGCCATTGTAATTTATCCGTAATTTTCCAATTGGACTCCAACGCCCAAGAAGAAGATGAACCTTGGGTGCTGTTATTACGGTTTTCATCAATTCTTGAGTCTTGAAGATAATAAATTTGCCCAATCGAGAAATTAAAACGTTCATTAGAATTGGCATCATAGAAACGTGTCGTTCCCCCCAAAGTGACTTGGTTTGCGGAAGAAATTCTATCCAAACCGCTATAACGACGCGCGCGGAACAACGAAAAATAATCTTGTTGCAACAATGCGGAATCATAACCAAAACCAAGATAGCTAGAATTATTGGCACTACCAATTTTGCTTTGATCCTTATACGGACGATACAAATATTGAATATGCGGCTCAATGGTTTGCATATAACCATCAATCAACGTTTTCTTACTAGCAAGTAAGGTTTGTAAATCCACTTTTAACTGCGGCAACACGCGCGACACGGATTTATCCATTTCCTCGACCTGATCTTTACCATCTTTTTGGATATAGTGCGTCGCATACAATTTTGTTTCCACATTTAAACTACCATAACGGTTAGACAATGGCATATTGAAACTCGGCTCAAGGTGAAAACGCCACGCAGTCGGCATCTCGGAACTGTCATTATCAAAATGTACCGCTTGTGAGAACAGTTTAAAATCAAGCAAGCCATTGGCTAACCCATTTTTATAGTAATTAAAATCAATCTGCGGTAACGCGCGATAAGGTCCTATCGAAACATTTTCATCAAATACTTGGAACTGTTTAGCGGAAATGGCGAAATTGTAATTCGGCTGATAATAGGCAATACGCATAGTTTGATCTGCATAACCGTCCGTACTGCTACCGTAATCGGAATCAAAATCGGTGAAATAACGCTTATCGCTCACATGCGTATAATTAATGTTCAAACGCCAATTTTTTAAGAAAGCGGAACTGTGTGTCCAATAGAATAAATAGCGCGAGCTGTTCTTATCCAAATATTCATCATAACGATCGCGATTTAAATATTCACCGGCGATTTTTCCCGTTCCTAAATTAGTTAAATAACGAAATTCACCGTTTAATTGCCAACCGCGATGAGACATATATTTCGGCGTAATAGTCGCATCAAAATTCGGCGCGATATTCCAATAAATCGGCTGTGAATACCAATAACCGTCGCGCGAAGAGGTTCCCGCATCTGGAATTAACAAACCCGAACGACGACGATCACCAATCGGCAATTGCAAATACGGAGTATAAAATACTGGCACACCCAAAATTTTAAAACGCGCATGCCACATTTCTAAATATTCTTCTTGAATATGTTGACGGATCTCATTCGCCTCAATCAACCAAGCATCATCCGTTGGTAAACAAGAGGTAAAGGTCGCATTACGTAACTCACGATAGGTTTCGCGCAACTCCGCCTCTTGCGCTGTCCCACGCCCTTGACGACCAACAAATTGATAATCGGCATCCTTAATATCACTGTCTTTCGTATTGAGGTGAATTTTCGCATCTGAACCTAATACATTGATTTGATTATCTTTATAATCAAATCCACCTTGTGCATAAGCATAACGCTGAATATTTTCCCCTTCGCCCTCTTGCTCCACTTTGGCATATTCGGTTACAAGATGACGATTACCTTGTTTAATATCCACATTGCCTTCATAAATCGCATTTGTCGGCTGATTTAACTCCGCCCGATCGGCTTCAATATACACCGGCAACTCATTCGGATCACCGGAAATTACCTCTCCGGTAACTTGCGGCACACCAACCAAACATTGTTGCTGCAAACCGCTGACCCGCAAGGCACCAGTCGGTTCACTCGCTGCCCGGCTCGGCAAGCTGTAAAGTGCGGTCAAAATTGACAACGAAAGTAATGTATAAGAATATTTTTTCATTAGCGCTTATCTGTGATATGGACAAAATTTTTCTGATTATACAAGAAAACCAAACAAAAAGGCACGTTATTTACATTTACAAAAACAGTCATTGACATGATCATCCACCAGCCCCATAGACTGCATAAATGCATAGCAAGTTGTCTCGCCAACAAAAACAAAACCACGTTTTTTCAACGCCTTCGACATCGCTGCGGACACCGCGGTTTTCGCCGGTATCGCACTCAATGCCGGCACATCATTAATTTGCGGCTGATGATTAACAAACGACCAAATAAAATCGCTAAAATTTTCACCGCACTTTTCCATCTGCAAATAGGCTTTCGCATTTTTTACAATAGCTTCCAGTTTGGCACGATGCCGAATTAATCCCGCATTTTGCATACAACGATCGATATCTTGCGCGCTCATTTGCGCGATTTTTACCGGATCAAAATGATAAAACGCCTGACGGTACGCCTCGCGTTTTTTTAAAACGGTAATCCAAGACAACCCTGCTTGTTGCCCTTCCAAACACAATTTTTCAAACAAACGCAAGCTATCATACTGCGGTTTTCCCCATTCATTATCGTGGTAATCCACATAAATCGCGGAATTTCCCGCCCAATGACAACGTATCAACATACTTATTTCCTGTTAAAATATAAAGACGCATTGATTATTCTATGAGATTTTGTTTTTGTCTATTAATTCTAAAGTTAAAATAACTATTTAATAATCGCAAAGATATGATATTGTATGGAAATACGGATATTTAAATAAAACCATAAAACACAGAGGTAAAATGATGACTACACAATTAGAAACATTACGCAATATGACTGTCGTGGTAGCGGATACTGGCGACATTGAAGCAATCAAAAAATATCAACCACAAGACGCAACCACTAACCCGTCTTTAATTCTTAGCGCGTCTGCCTTACCTCAGTACGTCCCGCTCATCGACGATGCAGTGGCTTATGCAAAAAGCAAAAGCGCGGATAAAACGCAACAATTAATCGACGCCGAAGACAAATTGGCGGTGAATATCGGTTTAGAAATTCTCAAAATCGTTCCGGGACGCATTTCTACTGAAGTAGATGCGCGCCTTTCTTATGACACACAAGCAACCGTTGAAAAAGCACGTAAACTTATCGCCCTTTACAACGAGGCGGGTATCAGCAATGACCGCATCCTAATTAAAATCGCCTCCACATGGCAAGGCATCCGTGCGGCAGAAATCCTTGAAAAAGAAGGTATTAACTGTAACCTAACCCTCTTATTCTCCGAAGCGCAAGCTCGTGCTTGTGCCGAAGCCGGCGTTTATCTTATCTCTCCATTCGTTGGACGTATTTTAGACTGGTACAAAGCCAATAGTGATAAAAAAGAATATGCGCCAGCAGAAGATCCGGGCGTTATTTCTGTCACTAAAATCTACAACTATTACAAACAATATGGTTATAACACGGTTGTGATGGGTGCAAGTTTCCGTAATGTCGGTGAAATCACCGAACTTGCTGGCTGCGATCGTTTAACTATTGCACCTGCGCTGCTAAAAGAATTACAAGAAAATACCACCGCACTTGAACGCAAATTATCCTATAACGGAGAAGTTAAAGCCAAACCTCAACCGTTAACTGAAGCGGAATTTTATTGGCAACATAACAGCGATCCGATGGCAGTAGAAAAACTCGCTGACGGTATTCGCAAATTTGCGGTTGACCAAGAAAAATTAGAAGCCATGTTATTAACAAAACTCTAATTTCGATATTTTATATATGGGGCGGATATGATCCGCCTTTTTTGTAGCCTATTTTCTATTTATCCCTTACCGACCAAAATAATTGTAATACTTTAGCTTAAACGATAAAGTAAAAATACCAATCAAATCAAGTTATTACAAATCATGTTATATTTCAGGTACCTACTTTAGTGTAGAAAGCACTTGACTATTTTCCATTCTTCCTAAAAAATGACCGTACTTTTATGCACATAAAAGTGAAAAATACAAAATTTACTTACTTTTCGGAGAATAAAATATGTCAGGTATATTTACCCAAACCGATCCGACACGTCGTCGCTATGGCATCGCGATTTTTGTCGGTATCATTGCAGGACTTATTTCAGCATTCGTAAAATGGGGCGCTGAACACCCTTTTCCACCACGCAGCCCGTTAGATTTATTCGCGGCGGCCTGTAAAGATCCGTCACAAGCCTTAGAAGTGTGTTCGCGCGCTTTCTTAAATCCACCGCACGTTTTCCTACGCGACTATATCGGCATTAACCCGATTGAACCGGTGTTCACTTTTGCCGACTATGGTTTTGACTGGATTGGCGTGACCCACATCACTTTCTCATTGGTATTCGCCATTGGTTATTGCTTGGTCGCAGAACGTTTTCCAAAAATCAAATTCTGGCAAGGTATCGGCGCAGGTCTAATTGCAGACGTTTGCGTACACTACATCACGTTCCCAGCATTAGGCTTAACGCCACCGGTTTCCGAATGGCCACTATATGAACATATTTCTGAGTTAGTCGGCCACATTTTCTGGTTCTGGACAATTGAGGTTATCCGCCGTGATTTACGTAATCGTATCACCGGTCAACCTGATCCGGAAATTCCGCTAAATCAAGCACGTTAAAAACAGCTATACAATAAAGCTCGATCATCATCGAGCTTTATTATTGTTATCGAAACAATGCAACAAATCTAACGAATAAAATTGTCCTTGTAAATAATCTTGCACCGACTGCATCACCAATGGACTACGAGCTGCTTGTCCTTCCTGAGCGATATATTGCTCAAATTCTCGCAATGACAACCAACGCCCACCAGCAATATCGGCATCTTGCGGTTTAATTTCCAGCCAATCATCCAGTTCTAGCGCAAAAGTAAAACGCAAAAACTCTGTTTGCGTACGAGGTGCATACCATTGATATACTTTAATTAAATGTTGCATATCTGCCACAATTCCGGTTTCTTCAAATAATTCCCGCTTAGCTCCCTCCAACAAACTTTCACCTTGCTCCAAATGCCCAGCAGGCTGATTTAACGTCATTTTCCCGTGTTCAAATTCCTCTACAAACAAAAACTTTCCTTTACAATGCACCACACAAGCCAAAGTAACATTAGGTCTAAACATATCTATTTTCCCTTCATCTTCAATTGTTGATAGAGTGACTTCAGCTCCTCAGCATTTAACTGACGATATTCTCCACTCGATAAATTGCCTAAATTAAAACCGGCGACTTGATAACGCACCAAACGTAACGTAGGAAATCCAATATGCGCAGTCATGCGCCTGACCTGTCGATTACGCCCCTCAAAAATTTTCAACTCCAACCAAGTGGTCGGAATACTTTTTCGTTCCCGAATTGGCGGAATACGCGCCCACAAATTCGGCTCAGAAATTGACCGCACTTTTGCTGGTAATGTCCGCCCATCTTTCAACTCAACACCAACGCGCAACAAATCTAACGCCTCTTCCGTCGGAACACCTTCCACTTGTACCCAATAAATTTTCTCGGTTTTAAATTTTGGTTCAGCCAAACGATGTTGCAACTCCCCATTATTAGTCAACAATACCAATCCTTCGCTATCTCGATCCAAGCGCCCCGCAGGATAAATATCCTCAATCGGAATAAAATCTTTTAACGTACTCCGCCCATTTTCATCCGTAAATTGCGTTAAAACATCAAACGGTTTATTAAATAAAACCACTTTAGTTTGAGAAAAAGGCAAAGTGCGGTGCTTTTTTTCCTTATTTTTACGCACAGATTGAGTGTGAAAATGTGTTTTTTGTGGAAGTGATTTTCTTAATTTCATTGAACATTTAACATAGCATTATCATCATAGAAATATATTAGCACAAAGAAACAAGTTATCTTCAACAGAATTGTGAAGCATAAAAAATGCGATCAAATTGACCGCACTTTGTTTTTTAATTAAAAATAACTAGCATTAAACCAAAAATGTCCACATTAAGCATACGATAAGAAATGCTATAGTTCCCACGATAGTTGTTAAAATCGTCCATGTTCTTAATCCCTGTGAAATAGTGATGCCAAAGAATTTTGTCCATACCCAGAATAGTGAATCATTCACATGGGAAAGTGTCATTGAACCAGCGCCTAGTGCAGATGTGATCAAAGCAATTTGTAATCCTGTATATTGTTCCGCAGCAATTGCGGGCGCAATGATTGTTGCAGTAGTAATCGCTGCGACGGTTGCAGAACCTTGTGCAGCACGTAATAATGCAGAAAGAACAAATGCCAATACTAGTAGTGGTAACCCAGTGCTTGCTAACACTTCAGATAATGCTTTGCCAACTCCGGTTGCATCTAATACTTTACCGAACATACCCCCAGCACCAGTAATCAAGATAATTCCCGCTATCGGTGCCAATGCCGAATTTAGAATTTCCTCTAACTGATCTTTATTCCATCCTCTACGAATACCTAGTACATAAGACGAAATACAAACTGCAATTAATAACGCAAAAGGTGAATTTCCAACCATACCAAAAAATTGGCGTACAACGCTTTCTTTAGGCAAAGTTGTCGCGGTAATGGTTCCTAACATAATCAATGCCAAAGGCAATACAATCATTAAAAGAACTGTACTAAATTTTGGTAACCCGTCTTTCTCTTGTGAAACCTGTTTTTGATATTGCAATAGATCACTGGAAGTAGGGATTTGAACAAAATTACGTTTAGTAAAGAACGGAATAAATAATTGCCCTAACAGATACGCTGGTAACGCTGCTACAAATCCAACTCCTAATACAAAACCAATATCTGCTTGTAATACTTGAGCGCCGGCAACAATCCCTGGATGAGGCGGTAAAAGTACGTGTACAGTCAGCATAGATAACCCAATTGGCAAAGCATATACCAGCATATTCCCACCAACCCGTCTAGCTACACCAAAAATAATCGGAATTAAAACAATAAAGCCCACATCCACAAAAACAGGAATACCGAAAATAAACCCTGTCATACCAAGAGCAAATGCGGCTTTCTTTTGCCCAAATTTATCTAATAACCAAGTTGCTAGAACATCTGCACCATTAGATTTTTCGATAATTTTACCCAGCATCGCACCTAAACCGACAATAAGTGCCACACTGCCTAACGTGTTCCCCATACCACTAATAAGAGTAGGTACAACATCTTTCATAGGAATTCCTGCAGATAATGCTACTGCAATACTCACAAGTCCTAACGCAAGAAAAGGGTGCACTTTTCCTTTTATCATCATCGTTAATAAAGCAATAACACTTACTAACCCAATTAAAATCAGCGTTTCATTTGTCATAGATAAAAATCCCCTTGTAGAGGTGAAAAATCACCTCTACTGTATAAAAGTTATTCAATAAATTGCTGAGCTAAAAAATTAAGGACTACTTATATTTTTCAAACCACCCCAATCCTTTAGTCGTTTCCCCTCTTGGTTTGTATTCACAACCGATATATCCCTCATAGCCCATTGCATCAAGCTTATCGAAAATATATTGGTAGTTAATTTCTCCCTCATCAGGTTCATGACGATCTGGGACAGAGGCGATTTGGATATGAGCAAAACGTCCATCTAATTTATCGGTAAGACGAGATAAATTACCGTCCACATTTTGTGCATGGAAATAATCCAGTTGTACAAATACGTTATCTCTGTCAACCAATTCAACGATTTCTAACGTATCAAATTGGCTTTTTAACAGATAATTCGGTTTGACTTCCGGGCTTAAGGCTTCCAACAAAATCTTGACTCCATGTGGTTTAAATTTTTCGGCGGCATAACGGATATTGTTCACAAAGGTTTGTTTATAGGCTTCACGATCTGCCCCCTCCGGTACAACCGATGCCATAATGTGGACATTGGGACAACCTAAGGCAAGCGCATATTCAAGCGCAGTATCAATATCTCGATGGCTATCAACTTCTCGCCCGGGAATGGCAGACACGCCCCATTCTCCTTTGGAGACATCTCCAGCTGCAGTATTAAACAACACTTGTTTTAAACCAAATTGATCTAATTTCGCTTTCAATTCAGCTGCTGGATAATCATAAGGCCAGAGATATTCGACATATTTAAATCCTGCCTTAGCCGCGGCTTCAAAGCGATCTAAAAAAGGTACTTCGTTAAACATCATGGTAAGATTGGCTGCAAATTTCGGCATGATTATTTTCCTCTATGTTCAAGATCTTTCACTTCCGCCTCCGTTAAATAACGGATTTTTTGTCCTTGCAAAGTAAAGTACAATTTTGCGGTTTCTTCTAATTCTTCCGTATTATCCACGGCATCCACTAAACTTGAGCCAGTGACTACAACGCCATGATTAGCAAGTAAAAAGGCTTTTGCAGTTAGCGCTCGCTCGCTCAATTCTCGCGCAATATTCGGATCACCCGGGCGATAATAAGGAACGACCTGTAATTTTCCAACGCGCATCACGTAGTAAGGCGTAAACGCTTTCATCGCATTTTCCGGATCCAATCCGTCCAAGCAAGAAAGTGCGGTTAAATAAGTCGAGTGCAAATGCACCACAGCCTGACAACTCGGATCTTTTTTATACAACTCAAGGTGAAACACAAACTCTTTCGACGGTTTATCACCTGATAATAAATTACCTTGCATATCGATCACAGAAAGGCGTTCAGTTTCCAATCTACCTAGTGAAGAACCGGTCGGAGTTACTAAAACACGATTATTATCCAAACGAACGGATAAATTACCGGCACCGCCTACGCTATAACCACGTTCATAAAACGATCGTGCTAAATTTACTAATTGCGTTTTTTGTTCTTGTTCTGTCATAGTTGATTCCTGTTACATCATCATTTGTTGTGCAAAGCTGAAAAAGTCTTCTTTGCCAAAATTACCGGATTTCAATGCGAGATAAATCGGTTCTTCCACCGCTTTGAGCCAAGGCACACCGGGTGCAATTTGTTTACCAATATGAAACCCGCTAAAACCAAGTTGCTGTACCACAATACTAGAGGTTTCCCCGCCGGCAGTAATAAAGTTGGTAAAGCCTGCTGCTTTCAGTTTTACTGCTAATTGGGCAAACACTTGCTCAATGGCATGGCTAGCATTATCACCGCCAAATTGACGCTGAATTTCTTGTAATTTTTCCGGTAAAACGGTCGCATATACCATCGGTGCTAATGCTTGTTGACTGTTTTCTAACACCCATTGCGCCAACTGTTGCGCATAATTCGGGTTATTCAGCGCTTCTTCCACCTCTAAAAAACAACTCGGCGCTTGGGTTTGATAAGTTTGCACTTGCTTATTAGTCATCACGGAACAAGAACCCGATAGCACCACCGTTTTTCCTTTTGTTGGTACAAAAGCATTGGAACCTGTTTTCCCCCCGCTTAATCGCGCCGCCATATAAGCGCCTAACCCCGAACCGCCGGTCACCAATTTCAATTCAGATACTGCTTCCGCCAACACCGCTAATTGGCTATTATCCACCGCATCAACGACAGCATAGCGATACCCCTGCTCTTTCAGTTGCGCAAAACGTTCTTTCACACGAATCGGACCTTGAATCACATCAGCATAGGCGACCAAACCGGTTTTACCTTGTGCTTGCGCATCCATCAAACGAATTAAACTGGCATCTTTCATTGGTGTAATCGGATGATTACGCATACCTGATTCATTTAACAGCACATCGCCAACAAACAAATAACCGTTAAAAATCGTCCGCCCATTGACTGGTAATGCTGGCGTAATCACCGTAAAATCCGCGCCTAACTGCGCCAACAATGCGTCAGTTACCGGTCCGATATTGCCTTGCGCGGTACTATCAAAGGTAGAACAATATTTAAAATAAAATTGCGTCGCTCCATTTTGTTGCAACCAATCTAAGGCGGATAACGACTGTGCAATCGCCTCATCCACAGGATTAGATCGTGATTTCAAGCTGATCACTACTGCATCAACCGACTCCGCCAAGGGCTTTGACGGAACGCCATTCATTTGCACCGCACTTAATCCATTTTCCACCAAGAAACTCGCAATATCACTGGCACCGGTAAAATCGTCTGCAATTACTCCTAACATCTTGCTACGCTCCTTTTTTCGGTAATTCAATACCACTGAAAATCTTAATTACCGCGCTATCATCTTCTTTTCCGTAGCCCGCATTACTTGCCTCTGTAAACATAGAATAAGCAGTGCTGGCAAGATGTAATGGGAAATGTAGTGATTTTGCTGTATCATTCACTAAACCTAAATCTTTAACAAAAATGTCGACCATAGAAAGTGGTGTATAATCTCCTTCTACCACATGCTTCATTCTATTTTCAAACATCCATGAATTACCCGCCGCATTAGTCACCACATCATACATCAGCGGCAACGGGATACC
This portion of the [Pasteurella] aerogenes genome encodes:
- the yagU gene encoding Inner membrane protein yagU, with amino-acid sequence MSGIFTQTDPTRRRYGIAIFVGIIAGLISAFVKWGAEHPFPPRSPLDLFAAACKDPSQALEVCSRAFLNPPHVFLRDYIGINPIEPVFTFADYGFDWIGVTHITFSLVFAIGYCLVAERFPKIKFWQGIGAGLIADVCVHYITFPALGLTPPVSEWPLYEHISELVGHIFWFWTIEVIRRDLRNRITGQPDPEIPLNQAR
- the rplE gene encoding 50S ribosomal protein L5 translates to MAKLHDYYRDQVVNELKSKFNYKSVMQVPRIEKITLNMGVGEALTDKKLLDNAVADLAAISGQKPLITKARKSVAGFKIRQGYPIGCKVTLRGERMWEFLERLITIAVPRIRDFRGLSAKSFDGRGNYSMGVREQIIFPEIDYDKVDRVRGLDITITTSAKSDEEGQALLAAFNFPFRK
- the chaA gene encoding Calcium/proton antiporter, which translates into the protein MTKQHSPLPLWSLVLPLFAWGLYFVGIKENLWLQIAAGVLLIGSVLSAVHHAEVVAHKVGEPFGTIILALAITVIEVALIVSLMVAGGDNAAYLARDTVFAAIMLILNGILGACLMIGGLKHHEQYFSQKSATTALVTLVSILVLTLVLPNFTTSTEGPTYSSAQLIFVAIASLVLYGSFIMVQTVRHRDYFLADDDNPTHHAEPPSHKVALISLLFLIICLGIVVLLAKALSPIIESLVVSAGAPLALVGVIIAAVVLMPEGLAALTAAHRNRLQTSINLALGSALASIGLTIPAVVIVCLIYDINMVLGLDWKSMVLLCLSTFVAMLSLNHGRTNMLYGIVLLVNLATYVFTVIIP
- the rplX gene encoding 50S ribosomal protein L24 gives rise to the protein MAAKIRQNDEVIVLAGKSKGKRGKVTKVLSNGKVIVEGVNIITKHEKPVPALGKEGGLVKKEAPIDASNVAIFNPKTNKADRVGFRFEDGKKVRFFKSNNEII
- the talA gene encoding transaldolase A is translated as MTTQLETLRNMTVVVADTGDIEAIKKYQPQDATTNPSLILSASALPQYVPLIDDAVAYAKSKSADKTQQLIDAEDKLAVNIGLEILKIVPGRISTEVDARLSYDTQATVEKARKLIALYNEAGISNDRILIKIASTWQGIRAAEILEKEGINCNLTLLFSEAQARACAEAGVYLISPFVGRILDWYKANSDKKEYAPAEDPGVISVTKIYNYYKQYGYNTVVMGASFRNVGEITELAGCDRLTIAPALLKELQENTTALERKLSYNGEVKAKPQPLTEAEFYWQHNSDPMAVEKLADGIRKFAVDQEKLEAMLLTKL
- the rplN gene encoding 50S ribosomal protein L14; the encoded protein is MIQEQTMLDVADNSGARSVMCIKVLGGSHRRYAAIGDIIKITVKEAIPRGKVKKGDVLKAVVVRTKKGVRRPDGSVIRFDGNACVILNNNSEQPIGTRIFGPVTRELRSEKFMKIISLAPEVL
- the tag gene encoding DNA-3-methyladenine glycosylase; the encoded protein is MLIRCHWAGNSAIYVDYHDNEWGKPQYDSLRLFEKLCLEGQQAGLSWITVLKKREAYRQAFYHFDPVKIAQMSAQDIDRCMQNAGLIRHRAKLEAIVKNAKAYLQMEKCGENFSDFIWSFVNHQPQINDVPALSAIPAKTAVSAAMSKALKKRGFVFVGETTCYAFMQSMGLVDDHVNDCFCKCK
- the lptD gene encoding LPS-assembly protein LptD, whose protein sequence is MKKYSYTLLSLSILTALYSLPSRAASEPTGALRVSGLQQQCLVGVPQVTGEVISGDPNELPVYIEADRAELNQPTNAIYEGNVDIKQGNRHLVTEYAKVEQEGEGENIQRYAYAQGGFDYKDNQINVLGSDAKIHLNTKDSDIKDADYQFVGRQGRGTAQEAELRETYRELRNATFTSCLPTDDAWLIEANEIRQHIQEEYLEMWHARFKILGVPVFYTPYLQLPIGDRRRSGLLIPDAGTSSRDGYWYSQPIYWNIAPNFDATITPKYMSHRGWQLNGEFRYLTNLGTGKIAGEYLNRDRYDEYLDKNSSRYLFYWTHSSAFLKNWRLNINYTHVSDKRYFTDFDSDYGSSTDGYADQTMRIAYYQPNYNFAISAKQFQVFDENVSIGPYRALPQIDFNYYKNGLANGLLDFKLFSQAVHFDNDSSEMPTAWRFHLEPSFNMPLSNRYGSLNVETKLYATHYIQKDGKDQVEEMDKSVSRVLPQLKVDLQTLLASKKTLIDGYMQTIEPHIQYLYRPYKDQSKIGSANNSSYLGFGYDSALLQQDYFSLFRARRYSGLDRISSANQVTLGGTTRFYDANSNERFNFSIGQIYYLQDSRIDENRNNSTQGSSSSWALESNWKITDKLQWRGSYLYDTSLNQTSLANTTLEYNPSGMNLIQLNYRYASQEYIDQNLTRSINRYDQDIKQLGVTAAMEVTDNWAIVARYYQDLALKKPVEQYLGVQYNSCCWAIGVGARRYVTSRIDQEADEVLYDHGVSFTFELRGLGNDHKSGIERMLKRGKLPYIQAFSL